aaaaatttgcaaaatatctgCGTTGTACAGACATCCAGAACGGTGGCCACCTCTcacttttcttatttttttattttatttttttttttaactggttgtctgtacaacagagatacttttatttttacctaagcATTGTGGCGCGGTGGATTAgacatgtatttatttgtagaatttaaaGGTCAGAGGTGGACATTATATACGTCAGCCTTGGAACAAGACTGAGGGCCGATTTCACCAACGCAGTTAATCGCGGTTAACTCACCTTAATCACGATTAACATTGATAACCAGAGATTACGGATTTCACCAAACCCGGTTAAGCGTAACCGCTGCTTAATCACGATTAAGAACTAACCGCCCAATTTCGGCCGATTATCGTCCTTAATCGCGGTTAGTTTTcgaaaatattgataatgttatcaattattaaaatattttctgttttgtatgaggattttatattttgtttaaacttcaattgttttttggtttcaaatatatttatatttttacaaaatgcacCGAGCTCGTAAACgtgtgttttaaatttgttttgaaaacgaTGAAGACGACGAAgacgattttataattttcgctGTTCGCCGTCCATGATGGATACGGGAAAGAGCCGAAGACTTCGATAGTCTGGATGATCGGGATTTCATTACAAGTACAGACTGACAAAACCTACAGTTTTGTCAATTCTGGCAAAAATAGAACATCATCTCGAGTATGAAACAGACAGGTCAGTCGGTGTAGTTGGAgcttattataacaaaaacttttcaaagtacctataacagtttttttttcgacagaaataactgtatatgcccgattaaccagttattatgcactctacgattttatgccactggatgctttcaaaccactgcaggggatctgtgtggctttagttcttcaacagtaaatcggatagtgcataaagttagttgtactattgcgtccttgcgtagtcaatatattaaatttcctggaacaccagaggaaataagacggaaccagttaaatttttacagaagagccaagttcccaagagtcatcggtgctattgactgtacccatgtgaagttgtggcaatcaccaggtatttacaaaaataattaatacttaaacccGTTTTTCTTATTagtaggtacaagttattacacccgtagacacaattttctaacaatataaatgtaatttatttatttttatttttacaattatagttacattttacattagtggtctttctttctgaattgcaggtggagaatccgctgagcgtttccggaaccgcaaaggatatttttcgttaaacgttcaagcgATAtgcaatgctaatttggaaataattgatgttgttgcaaGATATGATGGAAGCACTCACGACTCCAGAATATTTCGAGAGTCAAAAAGAAGAGCTTTATTTGAGCAAGGAGTTTATGGGGACGCAGTACTGGTAGGAGATAGTGGCTATGCCTCTGCAAATTACATGATGATACCACTACAAGAATGCCATACACCAGCGGAAAACTTGTATAATGAGTCACAGATAAGGACGAGAAATGTTGTTGAAAGATTTTTCGGTGTTTGGAAAAGACGTTTTCCAGTAATGGCTTTAGATTTACGAGTAAAACTGATGCGTGTTTTCCCTATCATCACTGCAACATTAGTATTGCATAATATTGCCCGAATAGCTGGAGAAGAAGTCCTCAGAGGCTTTAATATGATACTCCCTGCTCCTTGGGAAGAAATACTTGCCCAGGATAACATAGACATTGAATATGCGCCAAACCCCATTAATCGAAGAGTAACACAGCAAAACAGTGGGCGACAGGCGTTAATAGATGGTCACTTTGAGAggtaaattatgattaaatacaataatattaataagttgaTTGCACAATcagaataatattcataataaatataagtacataatatatagagctTTGAATTTGTAAGTAAATTCATTTTAGTAccatcaaatttatttttaatttttttgttagcctttattcaattttttcttttttttttcgatattttatttattttccaactatagtttaaaaatgtataagagaaaaaaattacattgcaATAGTTGGACACTCCCCAGCCATTGGCTGTGTTTAGTTAAATAAGTATTGACTATTGAGCTTAAAACAAGTAGAATAGGAATGCTTTTTAGTGAAATGTTAGAtaggtatttgtttattattatttatttccaattAACAAGTACCTATGAGGGTATTCAATATTGcagttaataattcaaaattataataatactattgtgtgtgataaaaaaattttacttaattattgtatgattgcataatacataataaattaacaaaaaatatttgtattaataaaaaataataggatttaaaaaaatgcattacctACATTTATCATGTATTAGTGAACagcataaaaataatagttattatagtagAGTCTTGTAGTATAAGCCTATGGTATAGTTACATAGTACATACAGTtgcactttataataatataaactgttctatcaaattattggttttaaaaaatctttaatcATAATTCACAAGTAGATCATATGATTCATGTCTCATGATCACAGTGGTACAATTGTAACAATTGCATTACTGTATTTGAAATGTGGTAGTGcaaggttatattattacactaccAGAAAATCATAGAAATGTGTACAcctataatttctattttcaaaagtatacctacatttgttttacaattacaagtatgtaggtacttgtatcTATATcttcaattatttgaattaaattattaatatgtacatttcATTTTAGACTATTGTCAATATACAGagctaaatatttaactatatgtacatatatgtcTTAAAAATAGATGGgcaaacatttttacattttttgtcaatacatttacaaaatgtaaaataaatgatttatttatttattattttttaatttcaaaaattttaatatattgtattcgaCAAGGAACCTTCATAATATGAAGAATTAtccttaatgtttttttatatagttaattaaaatgtttcaattagtataaaaaaaaaaaaaaaaatagaatcattaatatcataattttttattgagatTTTTCCAGTcacaacttttatatttatttttgttgatattattagatGTTTGTTGAATATAATCTAGGTTTATTTTAGAGTACCAATTTATTATCTAAcctttttcttgttttttgttTCAGATTAATCACACATCAACAAAATGATTAGTGTTAAGCAATATGTTTACTCACCTAcaacatgttttaaaaataaatgttatattgttaaaccatattctattttatttttctgtgttccaaacaaaaaaaaaaaaaattataataatataaaatatgatctcTGGTATCCTTGTTttgaggtataatatattttattaaacataatataaaaacaaaaaattgaaatgtataacataaaaataaattttctgtggtatataaaaacataatattataaaaacttgaattaaatcataataataataaaataataaaaacttgaattaaaacataataataataataataataataataataataaatataacaataaattatcagtCTATGTTATCAGTCTCATTATTTCTGTCAAATACCCATTCTGTTCCAGTCTCACGCTGGATCTGGAGTTTCAGTATTTCAGTCTtcattttttcttgttttaatttttctcccTCTTGtagtaactttaattttaagattttcatCTGCACTTTGTGCTCTTCTCCAGCATCCCTACTCATTGCATCAAGAGATAATTTTTTGGCTTCCAAAAATGTTTCTGAAGCTAATGTGGTGTTCAGAGTTGGTCTTCTTCGTGACACTCCTTTTTTGCCATCTACATTTTTTGGGGGAGTTAATACAGTTATGGGCTGAATGTCCTTTGACATATTAGCATTAGTTATATTAGTTGACATTTTTGAAGTGGAGGGTATTGGTAGGGATGCTTTTGGAGGCTGGCGAAGAGCAGCCGATATCTGAGTCTTCATCATGGCAGGATTGTATTGAGACCAATTATTTTGCAATGAAATGTCCTCATCTTCTAAATCATTGTTGATATCCTATAATAACACAAGAAGTTATGAGGTATACTTAAGTATAAGCTTTTGATATGATgggattattaattaattaatgttactGACCTCAGGGCATAACACATCTTTTACAATAATTTCTTCAAACTCATTAGTATCTGTTTtatctgtaatatataaaaagttaagtaAATTTGTcattaagatattattaaaaataaacatatcatataatatcataatctaGTGTTTTAAGCTATAGTACAAAAAagctttatatttaaaaaaatacatttatgttatacacaaatattttttatttaacagatAAACAACCCTATTGTTTATTTAGttagatatagttttaaaaatattttggttctaTTTCTGttactatgtattttattttaaaaaggatcattttttttttattatttaatattaatttcttaatatttttatgaatcaaataatgttataattataactatataataaatagacaTACCAGTGGTGATGTTGCTCATACCCTCTTCATAATTGTcgtcatatatattatgaaaggGTTCGACATGTGGCCGAATAAGCCCCACAACCATGTCTACTATTGGATCAGCTACTACTTTCCTCGCTTTTCCTCCTCCTAAAAAAAGAATAGAatatcaattagtaaaaatgtcaaATCACATGATTTATGAAATGTGTATGTATTACCTGTGCCGTAATTATTATCTGCTTGCATAGCTGATGCCGCCTTCGCCTTCCGCTTAAGATTTTCCCAAAGCATTTTCAAGCTATGGGAGTCTCTTGGGTAAGTTGATGATGTCGCGGTGAATTTCTCAGCATTTTTTTGCCATTCAgcgttttttaatttcacactCACCCCATCCGTCTTCTTGCATTCAATAATATTGAAGTGCTCAGTTACTAAGTCCAAGAGAATTGACTTCTCCGCGTACTCAAAAGTACGCTCTCGTTTCCtctttaaattttgactgtccatagtttaaatttgatgataaaTACAGtacactatacgtctatacagtACTACAGTGTAcagataaaaattttgaaattgaaacaCGAAAAACGATCAACAAACTGTTGTTATCTTATCAGACGACACAGCTGACGACCATGACTATAGATACTAGTAACGTTAATCACGATTAATACGGTTAATCGAGGTTACCGTAATCGTGTTTAGTGGAACCGTGATTAACGTGGTGAAATCCAATTGAGAATAAATCACGATTAACTTTTAATCATGATTACTGTAACCACGATTAAAGCATATTTGGTGAAATCAGCCCTGAGGTAGATACAAATCAAGGTGACAACGTAGGCCGCACCACGTGACAACTTACATTCGCATGTAAATCACCAATCGCCCGAAGCGCTACAATTGCCGGCTTTATAATGCCCCCCACCTAATTTCAAATCCCACTACGAGAACAAACACAGTAGGAACAAATCACATAACAATTAATGCAGCGCTACAAAAATTGTCAGGCAGATTTGAACCCAATGCGGTTGCTCTCAAACCACACGCTTTAACCACCGCGCCACAATGCTTAGATATGTAATGTATACTAGTAtgtaacactatttaaataaaattaaactagtataattatacCACGCTGTATACTTCACACTGTATAGTAGTCAGCAGATAACATTCTACAACAggatgttaaaaataatcagtctaacgttgatatatatattattattattattattatacaacactgtataggtactataatatataaatatataataattcgtaagtattatattcgatttacattttcgatgtttaaaaaataattattatttatgttttttaattctttctagtcgtttaaatttttttaattgttcattaAGTGTTTTGCAAtgcataaattttataatatttacgaaacAACCTTTATTTATTACATGGTTTTGTAGtcttaataattgattttttttttatattgaacatATCTTATAGCATTTTCATAACAACattcattttcataataaaaatatttatcatcatcACGGTCTTCCACAGGATCATTCATAGGTTGTTGTAgttcattttcaatttcattaacgatatttaaatatgttagaTTTTGATTATGTCTAAtttccattatttattataatagaaatatatttttttaacatcgaattaataaaacatacatatgaGTACATCAACAACTCGTTAACATCAACGTTtacgttaacgtaaaaaaacaatgtcaacgttaacttaaaaaaaacaacgactcgttaacgtcaACGTAAAAAACAACGACTCGTTAACATaacaacgactcgttaacgtaaaaaaaaacttctcgTTGACtcgttgttaaatatatattgttatgctatttagaaataaatataatttaaaacatattaaacgagttgttattttttaatagaaatatttctattaaaaaaatatgatatttaaataaattttttataattttcaataaattctaaacataaattaccacatataggtggatcattataatattgaaattgggaaacagtacaaaaaagattatctttacccaaatattttaaaagttcatttggtggctcaccaactatatgaccaaatggatcaaaatatattttaaatgtattgtttatttttttccatgcaacccaatgagaaccattttgagtagaatcatttaaattaaatactccacattcattttccatggtgttgtaggtaattcatttaacataaaacaccctctataattttttattttatttccaaaataatttatatctatattactcaatggatcaatttttatattattttctttaatccaaaaccgtgtataaataccttcaaatttttcaatattatttctaaatgtttttatttcaaatttattcatttttttaattttttttttcaatatttttttttttttttttaaaccagaaccttgtgatctaattttttccatctctttattatgtcgaattgtttcttgttccaatttttttttatgtttagcatCAGTTATTGCAGTATAAACTGCATTTGCACCTGCAGCCAAAGCACTTGCACCTTCAATCACAGCAATAGCTATTGGTaaaaatccaccttttttaatttgaacatgtttaagttctaatcttgatctggtattattttttttagcgttttttaattttcttatttgttctggctcaagaatatatttatgttttccactatcaatttgattattttcaattagaattgaTACATCTTTCTTACTATTATGAGCttccaatattttctttaattgatttttatttaaatttagattcattttataatacaaaaaaaaaaaattaaattaaattcattccaaatcgtcttttaacattcattacatttgctgtaaaaatggctgcagttttttcacctatagaactatgaggatcataaaatctttccattgctttttgttctaaaattttatcagcaatatgtcttgtcttagtatctttattatctttataaaaataatcatgttctctcgcagcttcatctaatttgtttttaggttttttatttttttctaactttgttcccggtcctaaataattataaccaggccaatgtatttgaggtaaacttgaacaattcaaaagaaaattaacaattcctgaacctgtaataattttctttggtaaacatgaaacatatgatgataaataatctgcaccatgaataggtatatcaattaatttttccatttctctaatacaaatattaagaatatcaagttttacattatgataaatattattccctttactttcttcaattgatatatattgtatatttttaattattttttcttttgatatatttttcacttcctttggtaaacaagttacatattttagtaaatattcaataccttcaggagtatcaatatggttttccataattattttaaacaaatgaagaataccaagtttttcgtttttaaaattattatttccagctctttcctgtgcagaaataaactgtaaattatctataacttggtttacattactaatataacgatattcaaTACGATTTTCTGTGTATTTCTTTAAACCCTCCCCTATTTGATTATCATcagctaatatttcattatcttcattattttctttctttttattaattttttattattttttttattatcagtagtttctttctttttacTATCCGTAgtttcttcattatttttattcgttttaattccattcatttctctccaaatgtttttaatcatatcattatatttttcaccacgacttgatttagctcttttcgttgaaggatcattgttttgatcattgttttgatatatagaattagtttcaattaatatatttttataaatattaacatcatcatctgtataaaatttcggattggtagtatctacatgagttaataatctccacaaatctagagttcctgtatatgtttttccatttaaaattatattatcattttcaaaatttattttattttttccaatcatatgaatatcatctttttctttataatatattccaaaagaATAAGTACAGTTGGTAAATATCTTGTCGCAATAGCacctaagtttataacatttttaggtaatggagaattactttttgactagaatattttggagttccaaaagtctcttctgaacttgttaattgttttaattctggatttctaggttgataataatagggtttatttaatttttgaatgtctccttcagttttaatagcaacatctttaactgcattcattgttgtattaacatttgttaatgcgtttattattggtccaaactttttttgttgttcttcaattacatgtttttgttttacaactgtatttctaaatctaccctgtaaatcttttttaagattaattattttatttacatctgtagattttaattgttttttttcttttttaatattaccttcatcttcatcatcttttttttataataacagtctctttttcattaggttttaataatacatctttaaacctattttgtaattttttttttagtattaattattgtctgaatctttactcctgatgtgttttttaaactatttcctaccttggaattgttttgtgtttgatcttcaaatgtaacatttttttaaattttttttttaaattctttttgaatttgtttgatatccatttattatacaaaattaaattaaaacataatcattcatcgatatataaaatcttattacctttattgtcatagattaaattttttatcaagtctattgttatgaaaccatatgtttttattttactttttttatcatattttttacaataagttctattaatttctttaaatttttctaaagcTATATCGTCACTAATCAAATCggaccatattttttcaatataataatttgattgattaaaaacaatcaaaacattcaaattatttcttattgtttttatatctactgaTGTATAACTTTGtgtcaaataaataacactaatattctttgatcttgatcttataaaatattcaattatcttgtcttgtttttcttttagaaaatcatcaaaaatcactaaactatttggttcacaatcatctacagatattatttcatcattagaaaaatgtgtgtttatagaaggtatatcatcaaatattttttttatttttttatagactggttgatcaatatttttcgtaaaaatatatagatttaaataaggaatccaataatttataatcagattatacaacaaagttgttttaccacaaccagatggtcctataattaaaacacgtgaaggtaattcaaataaagattgttttttattttcatcatcaataaaaattgtactattactttatccatttatttaaaaaaaatatatatatttggtaatataaataagaaatggaaaataatttaaataagtatgataattatataataaatagtcaatatgaaagttatatacctcaaattacaacagaattaaataaacctAACCGAAATACAAAAGTTATAGTAGATGGTAAAGATAAATttctgaatgttaaaaattcaaaactttatttatcatttgaatATGTACAAGAAGATGGTACTAAATATCCCGCAAAATCTAATGTTATGATATCTGATAATACTGGAGCACTTTTGTTTCAAAAAGttgcaattaaattaaataataaaattatagatgaaagtGAGAATAACGGAAGAGTAAGTACAGTAAAAGGTTATATGAGTTATGCTGTTGATGGAAATGGTCCTACACAAAATTCAGGATTTCAATCTACATCTGAAGGGGGAGGGAGTGTCGAGCTTATCATTCCTTTATCACACTTTGGTTTAGGATCAAtgaaagatttaaatattatttacaatgctagatttgaaataatttttacaagaaacaCTGATGATGATGCATTGATTCTAGAAACAAACACTGATGCTACAGCAAAGACAAACAATATTAAAGCTGTTCTGTGTAGTACTGTTTGTTGCACCATTGGTCATTAAGTTCCCGTCGTCGTATTGCTGCTAATGTTGGCAACACTTGGTGCTATCGGTAGTCAGCTGCGATGATGGGGCTTACTGATAATGGTTCATTTTCTGCaactacattttttgtttttaaatttttttttctctgtcGGTTATTATTGTCTAACCTTTGTGCTTGTCATACAGACGCATCATTATTATGCTTTTATGTCGCCTTTTTTGATTATTGTAAAAACCTCGTGACaaactaaatattgtttttg
This genomic window from Metopolophium dirhodum isolate CAU chromosome 1, ASM1992520v1, whole genome shotgun sequence contains:
- the LOC132934604 gene encoding putative nuclease HARBI1; the protein is GGESAERFRNRKGYFSLNVQAICNANLEIIDVVARYDGSTHDSRIFRESKRRALFEQGVYGDAVLVGDSGYASANYMMIPLQECHTPAENLYNESQIRTRNVVERFFGVWKRRFPVMALDLRVKLMRVFPIITATLVLHNIARIAGEEVLRGFNMILPAPWEEILAQDNIDIEYAPNPINRRVTQQNSGRQALIDGHFER
- the LOC132933330 gene encoding myb/SANT-like DNA-binding domain-containing protein 3, with protein sequence MDSQNLKRKRERTFEYAEKSILLDLVTEHFNIIECKKTDGVSVKLKNAEWQKNAEKFTATSSTYPRDSHSLKMLWENLKRKAKAASAMQADNNYGTGGGKARKVVADPIVDMVVGLIRPHVEPFHNIYDDNYEEGMSNITTDTNEFEEIIVKDVLCPEDINNDLEDEDISLQNNWSQYNPAMMKTQISAALRQPPKASLPIPSTSKMSTNITNANMSKDIQPITVLTPPKNVDGKKGVSRRRPTLNTTLASETFLEAKKLSLDAMSRDAGEEHKVQMKILKLKLLQEGEKLKQEKMKTEILKLQIQRETGTEWVFDRNNETDNID